The following coding sequences are from one Lolium rigidum isolate FL_2022 chromosome 6, APGP_CSIRO_Lrig_0.1, whole genome shotgun sequence window:
- the LOC124660843 gene encoding uncharacterized protein LOC124660843: MAAGGSGGGGDIGADSERRLKKAMDKLYHFPKPKPNPSPGSKPSSSSTPSSWRAADAGRRFGVVRGSRLPPQMAAMSALSPPPPCRPWDRRDLVRRLASFKAMTWFAKPKAVSPVNCARRGWTNIEPDIITCEACGARLLFSSPSSWTPQQVEKAAAVFSLKLDNGHKLLCPWIDNICDESLALFPPTPPPVLVENYYECFSSLLRLSALPRISCSSLGSMKKKSPQLEQFLLEPLSSSVALKGGFMLTEDLTIKDLDGTFQDAGIYYQALKIISLCGWEPRLLHYAVDCATESHMDANSTSILAQPEQINSTLENRVVIYSRKEVDGSSAIADANQGDQHYDPSSVVLDCQFCGACVALWRFSLVERPLQLFKLVSDSNIQDEQTNGHASGAEPSKSANVGFNFTIAGGPPPTRQSFRPRVSFPVVSRHLKADLNSRGKSFSSGNDSQMVPVALHSSGPMKRKRSMDGLRHDHEVNNPEKDIANMEVSTEHNEGSSHSDTSKGTNMEEVLNEEPESGAARSDTREEAANDQNLVQTHTNSSKAVEAGAITKSSINSEKCVQPSGKEGLYDRMNEFDPIKQHRTFCPWTSPDVGEALPGWRLTLLALLAQDKRTDGDPQVEAQLSLLNEEDDPVTSVRKLFMSPPSKKLRIHQAEKS; the protein is encoded by the exons ATggccgccggcggcagcggcggcggcggagacatAGGCGCCGATTCCGAGCGGCGCCTCAAGAAGGCCATGGACAAGCTGTACCACTTTCCCAAGCCCAAGCCTAACCCCAGCCCAGGCTCcaaaccctcctcctcctccactcccaG CTCGTGGAGGGCGGCGGATGCCGGGAGGAGGTTCGGGGTGGTGCGGGGGTCGCGGCTCCCGCCCCAGATGGCCGCCATGTCTGCGTTGtcacctcctccgccgtgccgcccGTGGGACCGCCGCGACCTTGTGCGGAGGCTCGCTTCATTCAAGGCCATGACCTGGTTCGCGAAGCCCAAG GCTGTCAGTCCTGTAAATTGTGCTAGAAGAGGGTGGACAAATATTGAACCGGACATTATAACGTGTGAGGCATGTGGGGCACGGCTCCTGTTCTCCTCTCCTTCATCATGGACACCGCAGCAAG TTGAAAAGGCTGCTGCTGTTTTCAGCTTGAAGCTGGACAATGGACATAAACTACTCTGCCCATGGATTGACAACATATGTGACGAATCACTTGCATTATTTCCACCTACACCTCCTCCTGTTTTAGTTGAGAACTACTACGAGTGCTTCTCGTCTCTGCTACGGCTTTCAGCACTTCCAAGAATTTCATGCTCTTCTCTAGGAAGCATGAAGAAGAAGAGTCCACAGCTAGAACAGTTTCTCTTGGAGCCGTTATCTTCATCAGTTGCCCTTAAAGGGGGATTTATGCTTACTGAAGACTTAACTATTAAGGATCTAGATGGCACTTTTCAAGATGCTGGCATATATTATCAG GCACTGAAGATAATAAGCTTATGTGGCTGGGAACCGCGCCTACTTCACTATGCTGTTGATTGTGCAACCGAATCTCACATGGATGCAAATTCTACATCTATATTGGCCCAGCCAGAACAAATAAACAGCACACTGGAAAATCGGGTTGTAATTTACTCACGCAAGGAAGTTGATGGTTCTTCAGCAATTGCAGATGCTAATCAGGGAGATCAACATTATGATCCATCATCCGTTGTTTTAGATTGTCAGTTTTGTGGAGCCTGTGTTGCCTTGTGGCGTTTTTCACTTGTAGAACGACCTCTTCAACTCTTTAAGCTTGTATCAGATTCCAATATACAAGATGAGCAAACTAATGGGCATGCCAGTGGAGCAGAACCTTCAAAGTCTGCAAATGTTGGCTTTAATTTCACAATTGCTGGTGGTCCTCCACCGACTAGACAGAGTTTTCGGCCAAGAGTTTCATTTCCTGTTGTTAGTCGGCACTTGAAAGCTGACTTGAACTCCCGTGGGAAATCATTTTCATCTGGAAATGACAGCCAAATGGTTCCTGTTGCTTTGCATTCTTCAGGGCCGATGAAACGCAAAAGAAGCATGGACGGGCTTCGTCATGACCATGAAGTTAATAATCCTGAAAAGGATATTGCAAACATGGAAGTAAGCACTGAGCACAATGAAGGGTCTTCACATTCAGATACAAGTAAGGGCACCAATATGGAAGAGGTCTTAAATGAAGAACCAGAATCAGGTGCTGCCAGAAGCGATACTAGAGAAGAAGCTGCCAATGACCAGAACTTGGTACAGACTCACACAAATAGTTCCAAGGCAGTTGAAGCTGGCGCAATCACAAAATCCTctatcaactcagaaaaatgtgtACAGCCATCAG GAAAAGAAGGCCTGTATGACAGAATGAATGAGTTTGATCCTATCAAGCAGCACCGGACGTTCTGCCCTTGGACATCCCCTGACGTCGGTGAAGCCTTGCCTGGATGGAGGCTGACTCTTTTGGCGTTACTTGCTCAGGATAAAAGAACTGATGGAGATCCACAAGTGGAGGCTCAGCTCAGCCTCCTCAACGAG GAGGATGATCCTGTTACATCTGTTAGAAAGCTTTTCATGTCGCCTCCTTCCAAAAAGCTGAGGATACATCAAGCCGAGAAGAGCTGA